In one window of Juglans regia cultivar Chandler chromosome 3, Walnut 2.0, whole genome shotgun sequence DNA:
- the LOC108994900 gene encoding dnaJ homolog subfamily B member 1-like, protein MGVDYYKILQVDRSAKDDDLKKAYRKLAMKWHPDKNPNNKKEAEAKFKQISEAYDVLSDPQKRAVYDQYGEEGLKGQVPPPGAGVFPGGTEGGPTSFRFSTRSPDDIFSELFGFSSFGGMSDFGGGSRAGGSGFPRGMFGDDIFASFRGGGGEGSGNAPRKASAIERTLPCSLEDLYKGTTKKMKISRDVNDSSGRTVTVEEILTIEIKPGWKKGTKITFPEKGHEQRGVIPSDLIFIIDEKPHSVFKRDGNDLIVNQKISLVEALTGYTAQLTTLDGRNLTVPINSIISPTYEEVVKGEGMPIPKEPSKKGNLRIKFNIKFPTRLTSEQKTGIKRLLTSP, encoded by the exons atGGGCGTGGATTACTACAAGATTCTCCAGGTAGACCGGAGCGCCAAGGACGATGACCTCAAAAAAGCCTATCGGAAGCTCGCCATGAAGTGGCACCCCGATAAGAACCCCAACAACAAGAAAGAAGCCGAAGCCAAATTCAAACAAATCTCCGAGGCCTACGAT GTTTTGAGTGATCCGCAAAAGCGAGCAGTGTATGATCAGTACGGAGAGGAGGGGTTGAAAGGTCAGGTGCCGCCGCCGGGTGCCGGTGTCTTTCCGGGTGGGACTGAGGGCGGACCGACGTCTTTCCGGTTCTCCACTAGGAGTCCGGACGATATCTTCTCTGAGCTTTTCGGGTTTTCGAGTTTTGGAGGTATGAGCGACTTCGGTGGTGGGTCACGGGCCGGCGGGTCCGGGTTTCCGAGGGGTATGTTTGGCGACGATATTTTTGCTTCGTttagaggtggaggtggagaGGGCTCCGGGAACGCACCCAGGAAAGCCTCGGCGATAGAGCGCACATTGCCGTGCAGTTTGGAGGATTTGTACAAAGGGACTACGAAGAAGATGAAAATCTCGAGGGACGTCAACGATTCCAGTGG GAGAACCGTCACAGTGGAGGAAATTCTCACAATTGAGATCAAGCCAGGTTGGAAGAAGGGCACAAAAATCACCTTCCCAGAGAAGGGACATGAACAGAGAGGTGTCATACCATCAGACCTCATCTTTATTATTGACGAGAAGCCTCATAGTGTCTTCAAGAGAGATGGCAATGATCTGATAGTCAACCAGAAGATATCTCTTGTGGAGGCTTTGACTGGTTATACAGCACAGCTGACAACCCTCGACGGTCGGAATCTGACAGTTCCCATCAATTCCATCATTAGTCCAACTTATGAAGAAGTTGTTAAAGGAGAGGGGATGCCAATACCAAAGGAACCTTCCAAAAAAGGGAACTTAAGAATCAAATTCAACATCAAGTTCCCGACCAGGCTTACTTCAGAGCAAAAAACTGGTATCAAGCGATTATTAACGTCTCCGTAG
- the LOC108994869 gene encoding myb family transcription factor PHL7-like, whose translation MGSSRSDGSGKERLRWTQELHDQFVQAVNQLGGPDRATPKGILKTMGIPELNIYHVKSHLQKYRISKYIPETIGRGKFEHRTISEMLPNFSTTSAAQLGEAIQMQMEVRRRMSDQLEVQKSLKLKMEAQWRFLDTIAEERRNRTTNNITKPGKLPSAPILLMLPSLCEESESNAKESDSDSEADKIGEIHYNDPVEEYRAPKRLRVEHQDDVLSPRFNDIASLEVESYFQGMFLNSNDHQAQISYPAAHDINFAWNQLTACSSSPLVPSFF comes from the exons ATGGGTTCGAGTCGCTCAGATGGCTCCGGGAAAGAACGCCTGCGATGGACACAAGAGCTACATGATCAGTTTGTACAGGCGGTTAATCAGCTTGGGGGTCCCGATA GGGCAACTCCAAAGGGTATTCTGAAGACCATGGGCATTCCTGAGCTAAACATCTATCATGTCAAAAGCCATTtacag AAATACAGGATCTCAAAATATATTCCAGAAACGATAGGCC GAGGCAAGTTTGAGCATAGAACTATTTCAGAAATGTTGCCTAATTTCAGTACAACATC GGCTGCACAACTCGGTGAAGCTATACAAATGCAGATGGAAGTACGAAGGCGAATGAGTGATCAACTTGAG GTTCAAAAGAGCTTGAAGCTTAAAATGGAAGCCCAATGGAGATTCCTCGACACAATTGCTGAGGAACGTCGAAACCGCACGACCAATAACATTACAAAACCGGGCAAGCTGCCTTCTGCTCCAATATTATTAATGCTGCCTTCCCTTTGCGAGGAGTCCGAGTCTAATGCAAAAGAATCCGATTCCGATTCAGAAGCTGACAAGATCGGCGAGATACATTATAATGATCCTGTGGAAGAATACAGAGCTCCAAAGAGGCTTAGGGTTGAACATCAGGATGATGTTTTATCTCCGAGATTTAACGATATTGCTTCACTCGAAGTGGAATCTTACTTTCAAGGCATGTTTCTTAATTCAAACGACCATCAAGCTCAAATTTCATATCCTGCCGCCCATGATATCAACTTTGCATGGAATCAGCTCACAGCCTGCAGCTCATCCCCTTTGGTTCCCAGCTTTTTCTAg
- the LOC108994901 gene encoding PHD finger protein ALFIN-LIKE 1-like, whose amino-acid sequence MVSLYPLSNSNSSARSNSSSPRTVEEIFKDYSARRVGLLRALTHDVDEFYGFCDPEKENLCLYGHPNETWEVTLPAEEVPPELPEPALGINFARDGMNRKDWLSLVAVHSDSWLLSVAFYLGARLNRNERKRLFSLINDLPTVFEVVTERKPMKDKPSVDSGSKSRGSTKRSIDGQVKNNPKLADETYEEEDDEHSEALCGSCGGNYSADEFWIGCDVCEKWFHGKCVKITPAKAENIKQYKCPSCMKRGRQ is encoded by the exons ATGGTCTCCCTTTACCCTCTCAGCAATTCCAATTCTTCCGCTAGATCCAATTCTTCGAGTCCGCGAACCGTCGAGGAGATCTTCAAAGATTACAGTGCCCGAAGAGTTGGTCTCCTTCGGGCTTTGACTCATG ATGTTGATGAATTTTATGGATTCTGTGATCCAG aaaagGAGAACTTGTGTTTGTATGGACATCCAAATGAAACCTGGGAAGTAACTTTGCCAGCCGAGGAAGTTCCACCAGAGCTTCCCGAGCCAGCACTTGGAATTAATTTCGCAAGAGATGGCATGAACCGGAAAGATTGGCTTTCGTTGGTTGCCGTGCACAGCGATTCTTGGTTGCTTTCTGTAGCTTTCTATCTTGGAGCCCGTCTTAACCGCAATGAAAG GAAGCGTCTATTTAGCTTGATCAATGATCTGCCCACCGTTTTTGAAGTTGTGACAGAGAGGAAGCCTATGAAAGACAAGCCCAGCGTGGACAGTGGAAGCAAATCTCGGGGTAGCACAAAG AGATCAATTGATGGACAAGTTAAGAACAACCCTAAGCTTGCTGATGAGACTTATGAAGAGGAAGACGATGAGCATAGCGAAGCCCTTTGTGGGAGCTGTGGTGGGAATTACAGTGCAGATGAGTTTTGGATTGGCTGTGACGTTTGTGAGAAGTGGTTCCATGGAAAGTGTGTGAAGATAACACCTGCTAAGGCGGAGAACATCAAGCAATACAAATGCCCATCTTGTATGAAGAGGGGGAGGCAGTAG